ATTACATATAATTATTTCATAGTTTTTTCaaccaatcacatttatttaaaatgAAATACAATCACATATTATTAGTTGGAAGTTGCTGAATTGATCTAGAGTTTCATGTAAAAAAATTGTTAAGATCAAAAAAGACTTAGCCACTTGGGACTAGCTCAAGTAGTTGGGTATGTGGGAGGAGAGGGGAAGAATCCCTATAAGGTAGTTTGATTGTGCAATTTTCTTTGGCATAATATGGCAATTAATGAGAAAAAATGTAAGACCATCCCCATTTGATATATTTGgcacataaaaaaattaatatatgataTATTTGACACAATTTTTAGTATTATGTTTTAATGCACAATTATAAAAACtgatataaaaattaatatttcattaatgctcatttgatattttattgaaaatatacaaaaaaataatcataatgattaaatataataataaaataataaagttaAAAGTCTAGCATTTAATGATGAtagataaaaatattattaaaataataaaaatagcataaaaataaataaaaaaaagtaatatttaTGTTGATGCAAAATATGCATCATATTATATTGTGTGCTAAATTTGTCATAACTTTTAGAGCActattaaaataacttttttttaagaGTACTATATTTTAGCAGTACAACACTAATTTGACATATCATTAAAGAtgccctaatatatatatatatatctatatatatgatacAAAGTACAAGTCTTTCATTTTTCTCCTTTTGCGTATGTGATCTATGAATGAATGGTTGCCTCCAAGTAATATAATGTATGTTGCATACATGTTTTGGACATTATTGGTATgtcataattataaatataattgAAAACTTAATATTTGTAATTATGAAAATTGTGAATGTGATGAGCATTTTTCAATCCAAAGATTAGAGGTTTTATCCAAAAATTAGACTCTTCATCAAAACCATTGGTTTGACCCACTCAAAATGGTTGTGGTACATAATTTTCCAGagcaattatatttatatatgacaTAACAAAAACCTCTATGcttgttttttatttaattaaattaggcAATTTATAAgttattaaaaattataaaaacctTACTTTATAATTAAGTTCATCAATGAGTCCAaatataatcaaatttaaaacAAGAAAATGACATAAGTACATTTAGTCAAACTTTGTAAAAGCAAAGCAAAATATGACATTCAAATGAGGATTGAAAAAAATATTCTTATCAAATTTTGACTAGAATTTTGTTCTTTTGTCATTTTTCTCTTGGTAAATTCTATGGTGTGATACCTTGTACCAGCACATGTGTCCTTCCACATATTTCCTATTCTAGCAATACTTCAAGAAAAGTAGTATGATCAAGGTAATGAATGCACCCTTTTCAAGCCTCACTCACACACACAATTTGGCTTTCAAAAAAGGGTATACCATTTTGGATGGACGAGCCAACGTGTAGCCAAAAGGATAGACATCACAGTTGTGTTATTCCCATTGAAACAAGCGAATTTACTCATTCGGTACATTATGTttttgtaaaatatcattttggtaccctctatttttaataatattcatatagtactctgtattttaaaattatacatatttgatactctagactcagatttgatagataaaattttgtcaatattatcaaactgtcatcagttatatgtaattaagtaattaaatttaaatttagaacttacataattgacaacagtttgattaaattggtaaagttttattaattaaatttgagtttagggtactaaatatgtataattttaaaatacagggtaccatatcagcattattgaaaacagagtgtatcaaatgatattttataaaaacaCAAGATACCAAATAGTTACCTATCCTTGAAACAATGTACTCGTTCACAGGGACGGGAATGGAAACTACTACTTCTTCACAGTTACTCCTAGAAGCAAGTGTGGAGCTTGGATAGTTGTAATGTTATAATTACTTGAAAATATTATCAAATTCATTACATCCCATCTTTAGGTACACTTGGcaacttgatctcatccttcaaggtTATAACTTTAACTTGTCTTGGATAATTTATTTCAGCATTAATCTTCTCCAAGGTGAAAAAGATCTAAGGGCAAGATCATGCTccaataatttatttcaaatccTTAACATTATGAGCATGTTTGGTTTGCACGAATGGAATGAAGATTCTTACTTCTATGTTTGATTGGAAGTTTGGAACATGGTAATAGAATTCCATAGAAATAATAATTCCAATGTTTAGTGGAATTTTCATTCCACTCCCAAACCATTAGAAACCTTTCCAAAATAATACTAAGAAaataaaatgaccattttgttgcaatttttttattaagtattttaaaaaaatacagatATTTTTGTTAATACACAGCCTATTCCATTCCTACACCGAACAAATCTCAATGTGCATTCCAAAACTAAACcaaacattataatatcattcACATTACCATTACCATTCTAATTCCATTCAATTGACCACTTGATAGATTTGGTATAATTTTTGTAATGCAAATCCCTTCATTAGCTAAATTCCAAGCATTGCTTGTTGCATATATCCGAACTAGTATAATATAATCCAGTTGCCAAGAGCTTCATTCACCTTTGTAATTTGTGCTCTTTTACAACCGCTGATCTTGCTTTTAATTGTTATCACAATGCAACTATAATTTGCATTTGGATACTTCTAGTAAATCCGTATTCCCCTTTTcgcttcttttcattttttattacGTACTTTGAGGCCAAGAGAGTTGTTTTCTATACTATAAATACCCCAACTTACCCTTTATGAAACCATGGCCAGCTTCACAAATCCTGCTATAGCAATAGAAATATTTAGCTTCTTTTCCTATCTCCTACTTGTATTGTCACTTGAAAATGAGACAAATTTTGTGTACAATGGCTTCCATCAAGCAAAACTGAACTTGGATGGAGCTTCTGTTGTGAGATCCAATGGCATACTGGCCATAACAAATGACACATCAAAGATCCTTGGCCATGCATTCTACCCAACTCCTTTACAATTCACTAAGTTTACACCAGGCAGCCACAACAAATCCACTGCTGTAAACTTTAGCACCAACTTCATCTTTTCAATCGTTCCCAAGTATCCTGGTTTCGGAGGCCATGGTCTCACTTTTGTTCTCTCATCCAAATACCCCTTGGAAGGTTGCCTTCCAAGCCAGTATCTAGGCCTCCCTAACGTCACTAGCAATCCTCAATCTTCCGCTCGTATGCTCGCCATAGAGTTTGATGCCATTCAGAATGTAGATATGCAGGACATCAATGATAATCATGTGGGGATAGACATATCCAGCTTGGTGTCCAACATATCTGAGCCTGCAGCATACTATAATACAAATGATGAAAATAACAGCAAATATACCACCATAATTCTCAAGAGTGGTGACTCTCTTCAGGCCTGGATTGACTATGACAGCCTGCAAGAGTTGCTAAATGTTTCATTATCTCCTCTTCATATGGGGAGGCCACCACGGCCTCTGATATCATTTCCCATTGATCTTTCACAGGTTTTGGATGAATACATGTACATCGGCTTCTCTGCTTCGACTGGTTTGCTCTCTCCTGCTCATAATGTCCATGGCTGGAGCTTTAGGATTGGAGGAAGAGCACAAGATTTGGATCCAACAGAGCTGCCAACTTTATCATCAAGTTCTAATGAGGTAGTTCATcagaaaggatttaaagtaggTATGACTTTCACTAGCGTAACACTTTTCATTTTGGTCATCTTTGCTGGTGTTTATATTTTACGCAGAACAAAAAATAAAGATGAGATTCTAGAAGATTGGGAAATTGAATATGGAGCTCGGAAATTTAAGTACTCTGAGCTTCATGCTGCCACTAGAGGTTTTAGAGAGAAGAACTTCATTGGATCCGGAGGATTTGGGAGTGTCTATAGGGGGGTGGTTCCCAGTACAGGGATAGAAGTGGCTGTAAAGCGGATTTCTAACAATTCCCGCCAAGGAATTAGAGAATTTGTGGCGGAAATAACAAGCACGGGAAGGCTTAGACATCGAAATCTTGTGCAGTTACATGGATGGTGTCGAAGAAAAGATGATCTTCTCCTTGTTTATGACTATGTACCAAATGGAAGCCTCAACAAGCTTCTGTTCGACAATGAAAACCAGAAGAAAAAGCTATCCTGGGAAGAAAGATACAAAATCCTCAATGATGTAGCTCAAGCATTGTTATATCTGCATGAAGAATGCCAACAGATGGTGGTTCACAGAGATCTGAAACCCAGCAACATTTTGATCGATGAAGGTCTCAATGCAAagctaggggattttggcttGGCAAGAACATATGAGCATGGACACAATCCAGATACAACAAACATAGTGGGCACACTAGGGTACATGGCTCCTGAACTAACAAGAACTGGGAGAGCCACGGAAAGTACAGATGTGTACAGTTATGGTACACTGCTGCTGGAAGTTGCTTGCGGAAGGAGGCCAATCGAGCCATATAAGAATGGTGGGGAGATAGTATTGGTGGATTGGGCGAGGAAACAACATTGTGCAGGAGACATTACCAGAGTTGTTGATCCCACATTGGATAACTAAGACTCAGAAGAAGTTAGCCTTGTGCTCAGTCTTGGCTTACTCTGCTCTCATCCCCATCCTGACTgcaggccaagtatgagaaggatTGTGCAGTATCTATTGCGACATGCCAACCTTCCAGCACTAGCGACTGACATTCACATTGATCATCCTAAAGTCATGATAGAACACTCAGATAGTAGCTCAAATGATTCTCATTAGTCCTGTAGTAGGATGACTTCTTCTATGAGTAACAGCTTCACAAGCTTTGATAAAAGGGTTTCTGTGAATAAGAGCACAAGGGTTACTTTATAGATTTTACTCATGAGTACATAAAAAATAAGTGTAAAACTAAGATTGTAGACATTGTACTTGAAAGTAAAGATTGAAAGTGTGAAATAAAAGAATTGTTgtacataaaataaaacataaattcaTCTAAGTTGCTGCAGGTGGATTATTGATCACATTGATAATATCTAATCCATCATTCATGCCCTTGTCCTTTCATGGCAATACGTATTGATCACATCTAATCCACCCTTCGAGAGCTCATAACATTAGTGATGATCAAAAGAGAAACAATGTGTCTAACTAttcaaagaaataaataaagagCGGCTACATGAGATGTGGCTAACTATTCAAAGGAATAAATGCACAGCACTATCATTTAGAAAATCTCCAAAGTATGCAAGGGATCTCACCTCTTGTCCCACCTTTTTGATACCATCCGACGTGAGATGTTATGTTTCAATTTGTCAATTAGATTTTATAACATCATCACCAATTAAATGTTGTACAATTCACCTCCTGCAGTAGATGGTACTAAAAAGTGGGATAAGAGGTGCATTATTCATAATTTAAAGCAACCATTGCAACTCTTGTCCAAAGATGGAAGCTTCACACAAAGCTAAGCAACTTGAAGCAAACCCAGATTTTGGGCAGGGAGgaatatatttaaaaaacaaaattagAAGCTGCGAACCATAAACTTAAGGACACTTACTGCGTCCTaccttaatgaaaaataaaagttcAGGATTTTCTTCTGTCAATAACAATATAATGAGAAAGCTTCAATTAAAAGACTACATATATATGTCATCTCAAGGATTGATGATGTGTATTCAAACTTCGTTTGGGGTGTTCGGATGTGGAATCATTGTTGGGAGATGCTACCAGGTTTTACATCAACTTGATTCATATATAGCTGCTTGTGTACTGATCGGAACTTTTCCTTGAGCCTCTTTATCTGCAAAACCACCAATATATTGAAGCAATCAGACAGGAAAAGAGGTCCATAATTCACAAGCCTAATGGGAAGAAAAGTAATACCCTTTTCAGCTCAATCTCTGCATCTCGCTTCTTTTGGCCTAAAGAATGTCTTAGATTGCTGATATCGAAAACAGTATCCAAATCATCTTCAAAGGCAGATTCTAAGTCCTCCCGAAGTAAAGCAGGCAACTTATCTACAACTGGCATTAGAAGAAAGCAGTTGAACtgcaaaaaaatacaaaatcaatgatgaaagaagaaaaaatgaaagTTGATAACAATTGAACAGATGGGAAGGAAACAATTTATTAATGAATCATAATTCAATAAATGATTTTTATCTCAGAGTGATTCAGTTGTTACCAATTTGGTAATATAAATTGCTTTTAGAAAACTAAAGAACAAATAAACCAAACAAATTGGGAAAACATGGAAGCAAAAATAACCAAATCATACAAAATtatgaatataaaaaaattaaaagactGTAGACACATCATCCATCGAGAAATAGTAGGGCAGCAGACGTAATGGGATGTATATAAATTAACAGCAATAATTATTTATGATGCAAACCTTTAATTCAGCAGAGGCCAAAAAATATTCTCTTATTCCATGAAATATCTGTTGCACCAAAGCATAAACTATCCGTTCAGATGAAGGAGCAAGTTTCCTATTCCAGAGTGTGCTGTCTAGAAGATCGGCAAGCCTCGTGTCTGATGTCTGCATTGAAGATGCTGAGTCCATTCCAGAAGCCAAATGACTAAGCTTTACATCTGCCCTAGGCTTTGACTCCTGCTTCTCATTTCCCAACCCATTTGATGAATCATGAGAAAGACCAGCAGGAACATTAGCACCTGCAGTGGATTGTTCTGTTCCAGCAAATGAGTCCAAGAACTGACGTAATCCAGCTCGATTCTACAAGTTCATACCAATAGTCGAATAAGGTAACATAACAAAGAAAATCTGAATGTAGTCATCCAAAATTTAATGGTTCTTAGCTAGAAAAACAGGCCATCCATGACAACCTTGTTGTGAAGAGACCAGGTTACATAACGGGTGGTGCTTACTAAATCTTCCATGCATCTACAGCGAAAAGAAAAACATAGGAAAGACCTTAGCACTTGTCGTAAGATACACATTGATACAATAAAATCAAATAGGCAAATAGCTGTATTAATAATGATAAGcaagcaaaacaaaacaaaccaGCGTGTACGAATGCAAAATATGAATATTTCCACAACCTTAAACAAAAAAATGGGCTCCAAACTTCCAGAAAATATCAGGAAAAAGAAATTATAGTTTTAGTTTATGCactatttttctttaataaaattgaagaaaacaTTTAGTCATTTATCTAGGTGAGACTTAATATTTACAAACCAAAATCAGCTCGTTAAGCCCCTTCGTCACTTCTAATGCCTAGTTTTGACACTCAAGTCCAACATGCTGAACTGCAAAGGAACACTGTAATATGCATTGGATCATCCCTTGTGTCTTGCCTTTCCCAAGATTATCTAACGCAAAAAGTAATATTTTTCTAGATTACACACTTTACTGACTTACTGActccttcttttagaaaaaattgtGATTGATCAAGGAAGTTTTACTATTTACTTTTCAAAACTTGGAAAGTACTATCTACCGGGATGTACAATCTAAATCATGAAAGCTTGAGAAGATTGTAGCAATTATTTTCCTTTTCCACTCTTTGAAAAATTGTTTATTTGATACTAAAAACCCAAAGCATAAAAGTGGTCCATTAAGAAAAGATCATTGTGTATTTGCAGTTGTCTACAGATTTTTTATAAGAAATCTCATGTAAAACAATGAGAACCATTGATGTTTAAAGTAATGCTATtaacctaaaaaaatatatagatatagatgaGTAAAGAGTTTACTTTTCAAGACAAGCCTTTTCAGTAGCTTCCGCAAAGTTGTTGTAGGCAGAAGCAACACGTCTGATAAACACCTCATGGCCACTTAGATATTCGCCCTCTTTCTGTGGAATTTCTCATAAAGTAAGATGATCAAAATTTTAATTGCAAGACATTCAAAAGGCTCTATAAATACTAGCCAAAAAAGCCATCAAACAGCAGGTCAAACCTTCAAAAGATAGACCGATATTGGAAGTAATCTCTTTAGAATGTGCAAGAGTCTAGAACCTAACTGCAGTAAGGAATTAATGAATATCAGTTTTTCAATACATTGCAACAGGTCACCAACAAACTTTACAATTTGTAAAAAACAAATGGAGGTAAATAGTACAATCCTCTAGAAAATAAACAAAACCCaatccaaaaaataaaaatagtgtaAAAAGGTAAGCAGATGTTGTGATAAGCTCATTCCTAATTACCTGACAAAGAAAAGGTTCGAATGTATCACGGGCCTTTGCAACAGCTATAACACATGCAGTTCTGATTTCCAAGAACGAAAAAAAAAGGTGTTAACCAAAATTCAAGAACCTAAGTGTTTTTATGTGAAAATAACAAGTACCTTGAGTAATTTGTCCCATCGTGTATATCTTCAACTCCACAAGCATTTACAATTTCTTCTCGCGTTATGGGAGGGCATTTTGTTCCTCCAACAACAAAACGGAACTCAGCCATGGCACGATGATACTGTGCTCCTCCATATAAACGCATTCCTGCATTCTATATTATTGGGGGCAAAAAGAAAATGAGTGTTGCTATTCATCAAAAGTCTGATAAAGCTAGGATCACTCAAAGTTTTACTTGTTGAATCTAGTGTTAGATGTAGAGTAATAATATGTGCACACACTTTTtacacccaaacattacacacaccTATGTGGCAAGTCATATTATTTTAGTGGGACCTATTTAAAATAATTGTCATTGGTTAAAAAAATTTGCCACATAGATGTATGATAAATTTAGGTGTAAAAGcatgtgcacatatcattactcgttAGGAGTAactaattaaatataaacattgCCTTACTTATAATTACAGTAAGATAAACA
This genomic interval from Humulus lupulus chromosome 8, drHumLupu1.1, whole genome shotgun sequence contains the following:
- the LOC133795552 gene encoding L-type lectin-domain containing receptor kinase S.4-like; translated protein: MASFTNPAIAIEIFSFFSYLLLVLSLENETNFVYNGFHQAKLNLDGASVVRSNGILAITNDTSKILGHAFYPTPLQFTKFTPGSHNKSTAVNFSTNFIFSIVPKYPGFGGHGLTFVLSSKYPLEGCLPSQYLGLPNVTSNPQSSARMLAIEFDAIQNVDMQDINDNHVGIDISSLVSNISEPAAYYNTNDENNSKYTTIILKSGDSLQAWIDYDSLQELLNVSLSPLHMGRPPRPLISFPIDLSQVLDEYMYIGFSASTGLLSPAHNVHGWSFRIGGRAQDLDPTELPTLSSSSNEVVHQKGFKVGMTFTSVTLFILVIFAGVYILRRTKNKDEILEDWEIEYGARKFKYSELHAATRGFREKNFIGSGGFGSVYRGVVPSTGIEVAVKRISNNSRQGIREFVAEITSTGRLRHRNLVQLHGWCRRKDDLLLVYDYVPNGSLNKLLFDNENQKKKLSWEERYKILNDVAQALLYLHEECQQMVVHRDLKPSNILIDEGLNAKLGDFGLARTYEHGHNPDTTNIVGTLGYMAPELTRTGRATESTDVYSYGTLLLEVACGRRPIEPYKNGGEIVLVDWARKQHCAGDITRVVDPTLDN